The following are encoded in a window of Marinitoga sp. 1197 genomic DNA:
- the rsmH gene encoding 16S rRNA (cytosine(1402)-N(4))-methyltransferase RsmH, whose protein sequence is MRKYDDYHKSVMVEEVLKFLITKDDGIYVDCTAGEGGHIKAIYEKTNGKAKIIAVDVDYEVLEIAEDRIKEITNKIEFFKASYKDIDIVLHGLGIKKVDGFLMDLGVSTFQLKGEKRGFTFMKDEPLDMRMDPDSDFTAWTVINEYPEEDLSKIIFEYGEEFKFARRIARYIVNSRPINTTFELVEVIKKALPPKERYRRKRHFATKTFQAIRIEVNREFDNIRTALEKFPDFLNTGGRICIISFHSLEDKIVKNFFRNNEKLKLLTKKPILPTNEEIESNPRARSARIRVAERI, encoded by the coding sequence ATGAGAAAATATGATGATTATCATAAAAGTGTAATGGTAGAAGAAGTGTTAAAGTTTTTAATAACAAAGGACGATGGTATATATGTAGATTGTACAGCCGGCGAAGGCGGTCATATTAAAGCTATCTATGAAAAAACAAATGGGAAGGCAAAAATAATAGCAGTGGATGTGGATTATGAAGTTCTTGAAATAGCTGAAGACAGAATAAAAGAAATAACAAATAAAATAGAGTTTTTCAAAGCTTCTTATAAAGACATAGATATTGTTTTACATGGGCTCGGTATAAAGAAAGTAGATGGTTTTTTAATGGATTTAGGTGTTTCAACATTTCAATTAAAAGGGGAAAAGCGCGGATTCACATTTATGAAGGATGAGCCACTCGATATGAGAATGGATCCTGATTCAGATTTTACCGCATGGACAGTTATAAATGAATATCCCGAAGAAGATCTATCAAAAATTATTTTTGAATATGGCGAGGAGTTTAAATTTGCAAGAAGAATAGCAAGATATATAGTTAACTCAAGACCAATTAACACTACTTTCGAACTTGTTGAGGTTATAAAAAAAGCGTTGCCTCCAAAGGAAAGATACCGCCGAAAAAGGCATTTTGCAACTAAAACTTTTCAGGCCATCAGAATAGAAGTTAATAGAGAATTCGATAATATTAGAACTGCTCTTGAAAAATTCCCTGATTTTTTAAATACTGGAGGAAGAATTTGTATCATTTCTTTCCATTCATTGGAAGATAAAATAGTTAAAAATTTTTTTAGAAATAATGAAAAACTTAAACTTTTGACTAAAAAACCTATTTTGCCAACAAACGAAGAAATAGAGTCTAACCCCAGAGCAAGGAGTGCTCGCATTAGGGTGGCCGAACGGATTTGA
- a CDS encoding penicillin-binding transpeptidase domain-containing protein yields the protein MLRNRLTLLIIVFLYIFLISYVLFLKPYSLNENYKINESNKKLATLLDKEGRIIAVDKTIYEVWLDLKTIRKRNKLEKLKPQLKRFLNENDFNKSFILLGKFEDILELKTYIPGNILKYSRIYKTYERNYNSSYDLRKNIGEIGKTEYGIEPYLYKKGFLSTQSIQLSLDLKMQKIAYEELSKMISEQNAEGGTVIIMETRTGKIRAVVSHYPWNMAFMGYIEPGSTMKPIIYSIALEEGLISPYQKFTLSPSISPVDGINFTISEVEGHSFNNIDAKDAIAYSSNVAAVKVMKKIMENFSNEWLYNKLDQMGFGKKTGIEFSKEINGVFTKPDNWYKITPYQIAIGQGIGVTPIQLVSIFNIFANNGKYVKPTFLEKNKSKSFQVFSPEIANLMKDWLRYTMLKGTARKAYKPGVLIAGKTGTAQKAISGKGYSDRYYSLFVGFFPASKPKYTIVSIIDDPKKEYYGGEVAAPVATNIFYRLEDFKYSNKFQIVENYLPNLKNMTLTEALFILKTLGINEKKVILYGNGNYVVRQIPDISYNIKDIDFVILYLGDEKNEKNTDIR from the coding sequence GTGCTACGTAACCGTTTAACTTTACTCATTATAGTATTTCTATATATCTTTTTAATTTCCTATGTTTTATTTTTAAAACCTTATAGTTTGAATGAAAATTATAAAATAAATGAAAGTAACAAAAAATTAGCGACCTTATTAGATAAAGAAGGTCGTATTATTGCTGTTGACAAAACTATTTATGAGGTATGGTTGGACTTAAAAACTATAAGAAAAAGAAATAAATTAGAAAAATTAAAACCTCAACTGAAACGTTTTTTAAATGAAAATGACTTTAACAAATCATTTATATTACTTGGAAAATTTGAAGATATATTAGAACTAAAAACCTATATCCCAGGCAACATTTTAAAATATTCAAGAATATATAAAACATATGAAAGAAATTATAATTCTTCATATGATTTGAGAAAAAATATTGGTGAAATAGGGAAAACTGAATATGGCATAGAACCGTATCTATATAAAAAAGGGTTTTTAAGCACACAAAGTATTCAATTATCTTTGGATCTAAAAATGCAAAAAATTGCTTATGAAGAACTTTCAAAAATGATTTCAGAGCAAAATGCCGAAGGTGGAACTGTAATAATAATGGAAACAAGAACAGGAAAAATCAGAGCAGTGGTTTCACATTATCCATGGAATATGGCGTTTATGGGATATATAGAACCAGGTTCCACAATGAAACCTATAATATATTCCATAGCTCTTGAAGAAGGATTGATCTCTCCGTATCAAAAATTCACATTATCTCCATCCATTTCACCTGTAGATGGTATTAATTTTACAATAAGCGAAGTTGAAGGTCATTCTTTTAATAATATTGATGCAAAGGATGCAATTGCTTATTCATCTAATGTTGCGGCTGTAAAAGTAATGAAAAAAATAATGGAAAATTTTTCCAATGAATGGTTATATAACAAACTTGATCAAATGGGCTTTGGAAAAAAAACTGGTATAGAATTCAGCAAAGAAATTAATGGGGTTTTTACCAAACCTGATAATTGGTATAAAATTACACCTTATCAAATTGCAATTGGTCAGGGGATTGGAGTTACACCCATACAATTAGTCTCAATATTTAACATTTTTGCAAATAACGGGAAATATGTAAAACCCACATTTTTAGAAAAAAATAAATCAAAAAGTTTTCAGGTTTTTTCTCCTGAAATTGCAAATTTAATGAAAGATTGGTTAAGATATACTATGCTTAAAGGTACTGCCAGAAAAGCTTATAAACCCGGTGTTTTAATTGCTGGTAAAACAGGAACTGCGCAAAAAGCTATATCTGGAAAAGGTTATTCAGATAGATATTATTCACTATTTGTAGGATTCTTTCCTGCATCAAAACCCAAATATACTATTGTTTCTATTATCGATGATCCTAAAAAGGAATATTACGGTGGTGAAGTTGCTGCCCCTGTAGCAACAAATATTTTTTATAGATTAGAAGATTTTAAATATTCAAACAAATTCCAAATAGTTGAAAATTATCTTCCAAATCTTAAAAACATGACTCTAACAGAAGCTTTGTTTATTTTAAAAACTCTCGGTATCAATGAAAAAAAAGTGATATTATATGGAAATGGCAATTATGTTGTAAGGCAAATTCCTGATATTTCTTATAATATAAAAGATATTGATTTTGTAATATTATACTTAGGAGATGAAAAAAATGAAAAAAATACTGATATTCGGTGA
- a CDS encoding DNA polymerase III subunit delta produces the protein MKKILIFGDSKIKKDIALKNFYNIEISNISITPDSPSPIDEIKNNVLSNSLFGDKKNVIIKDFNKFNKKNQKEILDIINNIYSESIENLIILNNTKIKADFEEFIECSLPKPWEDEKWIKYIKDIVSFFGKKIEENAISYILETYGNDDNYLFEELKKTAIYSDEVITLNDIKEIGTTHININFEEFSYLLSSKRKEEVLKMAKDFLSSPDFNIISLLGYLFKYFFDLYRVIINVEPKKKFNWPEVQKIAQLTNVSKMRVKKFLGVKFKNEKIFYANHTLFYKKKDIMDIIIKLEEYDRMAKIGEKGNLILLDLIYYICG, from the coding sequence ATGAAAAAAATACTGATATTCGGTGATTCTAAGATAAAAAAAGATATAGCATTAAAAAATTTCTATAATATTGAAATTTCAAATATAAGCATTACTCCAGATTCACCTTCTCCTATCGATGAAATAAAAAATAATGTTTTATCTAATTCTTTGTTTGGAGATAAAAAAAATGTTATTATAAAAGATTTTAATAAGTTTAATAAAAAAAATCAAAAAGAAATTTTAGATATTATAAACAACATATATTCTGAAAGTATAGAAAATCTTATTATATTAAATAATACAAAAATAAAAGCAGACTTTGAGGAATTTATAGAATGTTCATTACCAAAACCCTGGGAAGATGAAAAATGGATAAAATATATAAAAGATATTGTCAGTTTTTTTGGAAAAAAAATTGAGGAAAATGCTATTTCATACATTTTAGAAACCTATGGTAATGATGACAATTATTTATTTGAAGAATTAAAGAAAACTGCCATATATTCTGATGAAGTTATAACATTAAATGACATAAAAGAAATCGGCACTACACATATAAATATTAATTTTGAAGAATTTTCATATCTTCTTTCATCAAAAAGAAAAGAAGAAGTATTAAAAATGGCTAAAGATTTTTTATCTTCTCCAGATTTTAATATTATTTCTTTATTAGGTTATTTGTTTAAATACTTTTTTGACCTATATCGTGTTATAATTAATGTAGAACCAAAGAAAAAATTTAACTGGCCAGAAGTACAAAAAATTGCTCAATTAACAAATGTTTCAAAAATGCGCGTGAAAAAATTTTTGGGTGTAAAATTCAAAAATGAAAAGATATTTTATGCCAATCATACTCTTTTTTATAAGAAAAAAGATATTATGGATATTATTATAAAACTTGAAGAATATGATCGCATGGCTAAAATTGGCGAAAAAGGAAATTTGATATTATTAGATTTAATATATTATATTTGTGGGTGA
- a CDS encoding HD domain-containing protein → MSLGKSIYELTNLFTIYRWNNRPALLRFTEADNVFHSLILDLISIEYLNKKGYNLPISSNIKAKIFKELPKIILSDVSLDTKKRILEKDEKMWKMVLKKSYDELKENKIVQFFESDYDIKFKKYAQFIDLMVSLKEMEINSRIFPEYFEGPKQETEKNLRKLRLNLEHINELESILNYVLKTSTRLTTMYRWNKNHRNVKSSVSSHTFMVVSTAIIFYYLDNRNNDKLLDEIIIASILHDFPEAFTGDVITPTKKKVKGLENIISTIEEEMIEEWLKRDEDTILIFERFKKYMINPFDNEYGRYVRASDLFNAMLECAIEIKSGNSQILFREAFFNMKKELKQFNFDFIYELIDEIEKLTFFN, encoded by the coding sequence ATGAGTCTGGGGAAAAGTATATATGAATTAACAAATTTATTTACTATTTATCGCTGGAATAATAGACCTGCGTTGTTGAGATTTACAGAAGCAGATAATGTTTTTCACAGTTTAATTCTGGACTTAATATCCATTGAATATTTAAATAAAAAGGGTTATAATCTGCCTATTTCTTCTAATATTAAAGCAAAAATATTCAAAGAACTACCAAAAATTATTCTGTCTGATGTTTCATTAGATACCAAAAAAAGGATATTAGAAAAAGATGAAAAAATGTGGAAAATGGTTCTGAAAAAAAGTTATGATGAATTGAAAGAAAACAAAATTGTTCAATTTTTCGAATCTGATTATGACATAAAATTCAAAAAATATGCTCAATTCATTGATTTAATGGTTTCATTAAAAGAAATGGAAATTAACAGTAGAATATTCCCAGAATATTTTGAAGGTCCAAAGCAGGAAACTGAAAAGAATTTGAGGAAATTGAGATTAAATTTGGAACATATAAACGAATTGGAAAGTATATTAAATTATGTATTAAAAACCTCAACACGATTAACTACCATGTATAGATGGAATAAAAACCACAGAAATGTAAAAAGTTCTGTTTCATCTCATACTTTCATGGTGGTATCTACCGCAATTATATTTTATTATTTGGATAATAGGAATAATGATAAATTATTAGATGAAATAATTATTGCAAGTATTTTGCACGATTTTCCAGAAGCATTTACTGGTGATGTTATAACTCCAACTAAAAAGAAAGTTAAAGGGCTTGAAAATATTATATCAACAATAGAAGAAGAGATGATAGAAGAATGGCTAAAAAGGGATGAAGATACAATATTAATATTTGAACGATTTAAAAAGTACATGATAAATCCTTTTGATAATGAATATGGCCGATATGTTAGAGCTTCTGATCTTTTTAATGCCATGCTTGAATGTGCCATTGAAATAAAATCCGGAAATTCGCAAATATTATTTCGGGAGGCCTTTTTTAATATGAAAAAGGAATTAAAACAATTTAATTTTGATTT